A single window of Channa argus isolate prfri chromosome 12, Channa argus male v1.0, whole genome shotgun sequence DNA harbors:
- the LOC137137572 gene encoding low affinity immunoglobulin gamma Fc region receptor II-a-like: MGVRTLCIWLLLHVLMLVGNVHHGYAGDEEDFWIIPSRLQVFEYGSISFNCTGPNTTSGWSVFRRLKGEVSMCVSNWETTSVCAIKPVYPSDSGEYQCETEDGQRSNIINITVTDGSVILVSPVLPVVEGDSATLSCRSKKTSSAHVADFYKDGLLISNGSFGEMTISRVSKSNEGFYKCSISDFGESPENWLAVRAVHRKTNVPSDHSCHIYSILGTVFTIVMVGLLLLLLGLFHCGKLRVTQK, from the exons ATGGGGGTCAGGACGCTCTGCATCTGGCTGT TGCTGCATGTGTTAATGCTGGTTGGAAATGTTCACCACGGCTACGCAGGGGATGAAG agGATTTTTGGATCATTCCATCCAGACTGCAGGTCTTTGAATACGGCTCCATCTCCTTTAACTGTACGGGTCCTAACACCACATCTGGATGGAGTGTGTTCAGGAGGCTCAAGGGAGAagtcagcatgtgtgtgagtaaCTGGGAGACAACGTCCGTCTGTGCTATCAAACCTGTTtatccatcagacagtggagaaTATCAGTGTGAGACTGAGGACGGACAGAGAAGCAACATCATCAACATTACGGTCACTG ATGGCTCTGTGATCCTCGTGAGTCCTGTCCTTCCTGTAGTGGAAGGAGACTCTGCGACTCTGAGCTGCAGGAGTAAGAAGACGTCCTCTGCCCACgtagctgatttctataaagatggcctCCTCATCAGCAATGGCTCCTTTGGAGAGATGACCATCAGCAGGGTTTCTAAATCTAATGAAGGATTCTACAAGTGCAGCATCTCTGACTTTGGGGAATCACCAGAGAACTGGTTGGCTGTTAGAG CAGTCCACAGAAAGACCAATGTCCCCTCAGACCACTCCTGTCATATTTATTCCATCTTGGGTACAGTTTTTACCATAGTGATGGtgggtctgctgctgctgctgctgggactATTTCACTGTGGGAAACTCAGGGTTACACAAAAATAA